The segment TGAAACAAGAGATACATTTTTGATATGCTAGATATATATATGAGAGAAAACTCATATAATAACTgttttttcattctttttaatttcccaatACTTTTAACAATTAAAAAACATACTTAAAGATGTCATTCAACTTCTGATATTCAGTTTGGATAACTATAATATACTGACAACACTCTCTTTAAATATACACATTTAATTTCCATTTTAATCTTTCTTAGAATCTTTTTTCTCCACATCATCTGGGGAAAATCCAATTAAAGCAAGAGTTTGATTCGGATGAAGCACCACCATGGCGATTGTTCCACCCAGTAATCCAAACAAGACAGTCAGAGCTGTGCCTTTCTTTCCCCTTTCTACAATGCTTAAGCCTACACCCGCCGCTCCCAGTGAGGATCCTCCGACAATTGTTATTTTTCTCTGTAATTCTTTGTCAGTTCTCAATCGCTCCACTAAGGCTGCTGAATGTGCCTTTCCAATGGCGACTTTATCTTTAACATCCTCAATCCTGTCCCACTGAGGTTCCATGAACTCATTGAATGATACTCTTGCGCTGTTGACATAGTCTCTCAAAGTTTCATATTTCTCTTCTTTCAAGTAGTATTTATTCTCCCCTTCAGGGTTGTTGTACATGGATATTTCTGATACTTTGACGAGTTTTTTCTCCTCAGATTCCGCTTTCCCGGCATACACAACACCAGTTGCTGTCAACAAAGGAACAGCACAcatcatttttgttttctgaggaAGACAACGCCAGATATGCTTGCAGAATAGGTTCACCTTGGCCATACTGCTCGAGAAAATGAAACCGGATGCACTTTCAGTACGGTAGACAACTCTGCAAGTCACGAAAATGGCTTCTGCTAAAGACacgaaataattttataaacttatgttaaaacatatttcaataatGCTTGATGTTAACTAATATATGCTCATACTATACACAACAACGCTTTTACAGCATTTTAtaacataacaaaatataataaactgaataaaatcatgtttcatcagtttgaaaaatatttgtaaacaaactgatattttaaaaaatcatacaaatgGTGGTATATAAATTGCATGTTTCATTACGATAAATACCAGATATGACTGAAATACTCATGGGTCCGACTGTCCGTTCTTTTATATATCGTCCGAAAGCTCCATCATGACTGTAAATAGCTCGCGCCTctaataattttatttgatgCGCATGCGAAGTTATCTTCTGCTGCAGTCTGTTTTGGATCCCCTGCTTTGCGGTGCAGTGCGCGCAGCCACCGACTGGAGATGCGGTCGTTAGTTGAACACTGACGTTGTCCAAATCAAAACTTCTACATTCCTTTGTCTACGCTATTTCCCCGTCAGGTAAACGGAAATTACCGTCGtttcgaattttctctgtccaGGTTTAGAGAGCTGTCAAATAATAATATTGGTTTGTTttcaacctttttttttttaccctatCCTCAGTGATTCAGATCATGTTAAGTTTTGTGCATAAAAGAATCCACAGATGGGAATCTGAATGTAGGGCGATACCaacaggggtcgaaattaactttttctaccacaggctaattttagcctgtgggtaaaaaatccacaggctaaaatgaaaacctacaagctaaaatagaaataatgaagcagtgctcttttttcatatttttttttttttttaaatcaatgatttcccccatcattactgagcctagtgggtcaacaggcatcttTTGGACAGGGCACTTAATtccgtaagtcatatggtgcaatgtttaggtctcttgattatcgcacctctaattcacaacctgtttaccgcaggtctagatccagtctctcaatttcatgccacatcagggttgcactaatgatttttcaaagcgaatcccgGACTCATgattttataagcagcacgatcacgagtcccatgaaattttttgataatcgtctacgcggtgagcagtgcactcgtgtcatcactacaacccgacctcaatatgacaataaattaatttagataggacattctcatgattctgataaaaatgacaaCCGGAATACTTgggatttttatgcccccgagatcaaagatcgggggggcatattgtttttgtcctgtctgtcattctgtaattctgtcattctgtctgaaactttaaccttgctaataacttttgaacagtaagtgatagagctttgatatttcacatgagtattccttgtgacaagacttttccgtgggtaccaacatttttgacaccttgaccttggagtttgacctactttttgaaaactttaaccttgctaataactttcgaacaataagtgatagagctttgatatttcacatgagtattccttgttacaagacctttccgtgggtaccatcatttttgaccccttgaccttggagtttgacctactttttgaaaactttaacctagcTAATAACTTTGagtgatatttcacatgagtattccttgtgacaagacctttccattggtattaagccttttgaccttgacatttgttctacttttaattttttacattggtcataacttctaaatggtaaatattagagctttcatattgtacatgaacatttattttgacaagatctttgtactggtaccaagatatttgcccttgtgaccttgtccatcatcggaattggccattatcggaggcatttgtgtttcacaaacacatcttgttttttttttttttttaggtaaatgaataacaaaaacctcatacttggaattcaatttaatcacccctataggtgaacaggatTCATGGtacatgtctatatttttcatcagaATGCGATGTCTGACCTCTAAAGCAtatgtttgactccgagtttcttaaaaaaatcattagaAAAATCCAGATAGAAACGGTTTTTGAAATCAGTCGTTCATGTAAGcatttgtatgattcagagtgcaagtttaagaaaagcgaatagcgcatcaccttataaaacggatacgatacgatcatagtttgtaaatcaccactcgctaagattttcaaGTGTCCACTaattttactcgctatttttcaaatgtactcgcattttgcagGGTTCCAACTTTGACTGAATACCTTAGGGGCCAAATGGGCCCCTGAATAAGAAATACTGTTAGCCCACATGAAATTTTAGTAGTCCACacatatcatgaaattgaataacatggtttctttacaagaaaaaagaaatatcaggtcacattgcaatttatttaaaaaattaaaatatcaatatttaaattctgtttccTTCTCCGTAATTCTTTCGAATACCTCTCTCTCATTTCCACTCTCAATTCGTCAATCTAGCAAAAATATCAGAGTTCATGGACTTTATTATCTTTGCGGCGTCTGAAACCCGTTTCTTCAGACTTTTTatgtgatttcaaaatttctcggCTTTACGATGCTGTCAAGTTTATGACTTGGGCAAGCTGTCGCAATGATTGGACCTttcatgtcatgttttgtacacacagcACGTCATCCCCTTTTCGCTGTCATCGAACcatattctccccttctttccacTTTGGTAAAAGAAGACGCTTTCTTTTCGTTTGAAGTAACCCTTGCGTTGTTCAACTTCTTctgttttaaatacattttggaagGTTGGATACCCCAGGAATGTTTCGCCAAGTGGCAAAACCTCAACCGGAAATTGAACTTCAATTATAATAAGACTCGGATCGGTCGGAAAGTAAAatgttgattggacaattatGGTCGCCAAGTGGGCGACGAGAACGGAAATTTTGGGTGCCCACAAGCAAAGTTTAGTCGCCAATGCGAGTGGGTGAGCGGTAATTTGGAACCCtgttttgcgagtatttctcacTAATTTTGAGCCCTGACCAATCACGGCATCCATAGTATAGTAGCTTCTGGCACCAGAAATGTCACAAACGATTTAACCATCATTATGCTCTATCCTGGGTTATTTGTGACTGGTCATTTTCTTATGAACCAAAACATAACACTCGTGTAAAGGGTAGGTGGGTGGGAAAACCTGCAATCATTGTCATTatctgacatcacaatgcatgtTGTCTACAACCAAGCATGGGTGTCTAATGTAGTAATGAAGGATAAATATGTTGCATGTACTTGCATGGATATAAACCAATATGATTAAATTACAATTAGACTCCTTagatcaaattttaattttgctgttttatatgtttacaatgcttactaaagtatttctaatggtcagcggAAATTTGAATGACAGCTTGTTCTTGAGTTATATACAAGTGCGATACAGCActtacaattctttgttatttaaacaaggctcgtgccaggTTGAGTTATATACAAATGTGATACAGCActtacaattctttgttatttaaacaaggctcgtgccaggTTGAGTTATATACAAGTGCGATACAGCActtacaattctttgttatttaaacaaggctcgtgctaGGTTGAGTTATATACAAGTGCGATACAGCActtacaattctttgttatttaAATAAGGCTCGTTCCAGGTGAAATAATGGATGATGTCATACAGCCTCTTTAAGTACATATATGTGCAATAATTTAAAAGTGTCATCTCCAGTTGAACAAGATTTGTCGAAATTCAGACCATACAACTtttaaattaatgtatattgatatatttggTTGCAGGCAAAGTGACTCTGCCTTCAATTTTGATATAAGCTGGCTGTTCTCTGACCTTTTCAATCATAGGGTTGACACATAATTAAAATCCCAGGACTAAGGTTGGAACTTTCATGCAAGACATACTGTCTGGATTCAACGCCATCTTCTGTAAAATTATGATCAGTGCAATACAACCAGCATGAATCACTCCCAAAGGAAGAATCCCTCTGCCCACAATCCACATGATAAATCACTAGGGCAACAGTATCCCTCAGACTGCAAGACAAAAGTATTTCATCTTCATTTGTAGAATTTTACACCCAAATTTGTAGCATTgctagtgttaaatctaggatctagagagggcacacatatcacatgttcaaaagggcacttttcgttGCGGCAAGACAATATCGGGGCACTTTtattgtatcatactatgatagcaatagaataatcatttagcctctttaaaagttaatacctgctgccttgactttaaacttttcaatcaaccttgtgaaataaagaacaattgtttatattaaaaatagttttaaaattttaaagaaaaaaaagggcatggtgcaattTAAAAGGGCATGACGCCAGCCAAAACAGGCATGGTGTGgcgccatgctagtttgctttagatttaacactaattGCATAGAGAAAAAGGACAAACCCCACCAATTCTCTGGTTTGAATAACACAACCAAAGAACCACTTCATGAATTAGAACAATGCTCCAATGCTATAAATAGACTTGAAATTCATTACGAGTATATATAAAACAGTGAGACCAGTCAATAAATAAAAGGTAAACTTTTCCAGACATGATGGAAAGCTAAGCTAGGCTCAATCAGGAAATGCTTGCAGCCTTAAACACAATCAAATACAATGTCCATCACAACTCCCAATGACCAATATGGGACTTTCGAATACGGATTctctctgacttttatcgcgcgttgaa is part of the Ostrea edulis chromosome 2, xbOstEdul1.1, whole genome shotgun sequence genome and harbors:
- the LOC125679949 gene encoding uncharacterized protein LOC125679949 isoform X1; translation: MSISVISAEAIFVTCRVVYRTESASGFIFSSSMAKVNLFCKHIWRCLPQKTKMMCAVPLLTATGVVYAGKAESEEKKLVKVSEISMYNNPEGENKYYLKEEKYETLRDYVNSARVSFNEFMEPQWDRIEDVKDKVAIGKAHSAALVERLRTDKELQRKITIVGGSSLGAAGVGLSIVERGKKGTALTVLFGLLGGTIAMVVLHPNQTLALIGFSPDDVEKKDSKKD
- the LOC125679949 gene encoding uncharacterized protein LOC125679949 isoform X2, which codes for MSISVISEAIFVTCRVVYRTESASGFIFSSSMAKVNLFCKHIWRCLPQKTKMMCAVPLLTATGVVYAGKAESEEKKLVKVSEISMYNNPEGENKYYLKEEKYETLRDYVNSARVSFNEFMEPQWDRIEDVKDKVAIGKAHSAALVERLRTDKELQRKITIVGGSSLGAAGVGLSIVERGKKGTALTVLFGLLGGTIAMVVLHPNQTLALIGFSPDDVEKKDSKKD